A single Myxocyprinus asiaticus isolate MX2 ecotype Aquarium Trade chromosome 50, UBuf_Myxa_2, whole genome shotgun sequence DNA region contains:
- the LOC127438787 gene encoding cobalamin trafficking protein CblD-like, giving the protein MASVLCRRARQVSRSFAVHALAQRMAMLRGFSAAGSSGSDEPYIALPSQDSGPRTVWPDEMMGPFGPQDQRFQLPGNVGFDCHLKGTWLQKKGPVHWTIPDVLSAPSSMERHEFILAQFVNEYQGKEVSLMAQRVSKAEHYFNHSNVECSMHSCPELLKKELELFFPALPTSPITVVTVTQRNEMVDTEELDRDHKQLLDNFVRGAKEICFMLWRGGYWADFIDPLSGKAFFGDQTQDSILHEDVHRHAGFHIEDLASCTVIRHVLNTPFVLTLITNAPSNSQIMEKLQGHFIASEQGD; this is encoded by the exons ATGGCGAGT GTGCTCTGCAGGAGGGCCAGACAGGTGAGCCGGTCATTTGCGGTTCACGCACTGGCTCAGAGAATGGCAATGTTGAGAGGATTTTCAGCAGCTGGTTCATCTGGTTCAGATGAGCCTTATATAGCTTTACCATCCCAAGACTCAG GTCCTAGAACAGTTTGGCCAGACGAAATGATGGGTCCATTTGGGCCTCAAGACCAGCGCTTCCAGTTGCCGGGCAACGTGGGCTTCGACTGTCATCTTAAGGGCACATGGTTACAGAAGAAAGGGCCAGTACATTGGACCATCCCGGACGTTCTGTCTGCCCCATCCAGCATGGAGCGGCACGAGTTTATACTCGCCCAGTTTGTTAATGAATATCAG GGTAAAGAAGTTTCTCTCATGGCACAGCGAGTCAGCAAAGCAGAACACTATTTTAATCACTCAAATGTAGAATGTTCCATGCATTCCTGCCCAGAGCTGCTAAAGAAAG AGTTGGAACTATTTTTCCCTGCACTTCCTACAAGTCCCATCACGGTTGTCACGGTAACACAGAGAAATGAAATGGTGGATACAGAGGAATTGGACAGAGACCACAAACAACTGCTTGATAAT TTTGTCAGAGGTGCTAAAGAAATCTGCTTCATGCTGTGGAGAGGAGGCTATTGGGCAGATTTCATAGACCCGTTATCGGGGAAAGCT TTTTTCGGAGACCAGACACAGGACTCTATCCTGCATGAAGACGTTCACCGTCATGCTGGCTTTCACATCGAGGACCTGGCATCCTGTACGGTGATACGTCATGTCTTAAACACACCGTTTGTGTTAACACTGATCACTAACGCACCTTCCAACAGTCAGATCATGGAGAAACTTCAAGGACACTTCATTGCTTCAGAGCAAGGGGACTGA